The region GGCGGGACATTCAGGCCGGCTTCTTTCACCGTGGGCACGTTGGGCAGGTCGCTGGCGCGCTGATCGGCCAGGACGGCCAGCGGGACGACGTTGCCACCCTGGATCTGCGGCAGGGCCGAACCCAGCACGCTGGTCATCAGGTCGACCTGGCCACCGATCACCGCGTTCAGTGCGGGACCCGAGCCCTTGTACGGAATGTGCTTGAGCTTGATGCCGGCGCCGCTGGCGATCAGTTCCGTCGACAGGTGCGTTGAGTTGCCGGCGCCCGCGCTGGCGAAGGTGATCGAGCTGGGCGCCGCCTTGGCGGCCGCGATCAACTGCGGCAAGGTCTTGTAGGGGCTGTTCTTGCCCGCGACCAGCACGAAGGGCGTGTCGACCACCGGCGCGACATAGGTGTAGTCCTTGTCCGCATCGTAGGGCAGGTTCTTGTACAGCTTGGGGTTGAAACTCATCTGCGACACGCCGGGCAAGAGCAGGGTGTAGCCGTCGGCGGGCGCTTTCGCCACGTAGGACATGGCCACGATGCCGTTGGCGCCGGGTTTGTTTTCCACCACCACGGATGCGCCCAGGACGCTGCCGATCTTGTCGCTCAACAGGCGTGCCACGACGTCGCCGCCGGAGCCGGCGGATTGCGGCACGACCAGGCGTATCGGGTGGTCGGGGAAGTCGGCCGCCTGGGCGCCCGGCAGGGCAAGGGCGGTGGCGAGCAGGGCGGCGGCGGCCACGACGGCGTGGCGAGGCGCGGTCGAGCGCGTGTTGC is a window of Bordetella sp. N DNA encoding:
- a CDS encoding tripartite tricarboxylate transporter substrate binding protein, which encodes MFSFSFRPLSSQRRNTRSTAPRHAVVAAAALLATALALPGAQAADFPDHPIRLVVPQSAGSGGDVVARLLSDKIGSVLGASVVVENKPGANGIVAMSYVAKAPADGYTLLLPGVSQMSFNPKLYKNLPYDADKDYTYVAPVVDTPFVLVAGKNSPYKTLPQLIAAAKAAPSSITFASAGAGNSTHLSTELIASGAGIKLKHIPYKGSGPALNAVIGGQVDLMTSVLGSALPQIQGGNVVPLAVLADQRASDLPNVPTVKEAGLNVPPMPGWFAIVGPAGMDKAVVGKLNAAIQAAIADPAINKKLKDLYFVPLQGTAEQIRARADQDAQFWGDFIAKNGIQVD